The following are encoded in a window of Sutcliffiella horikoshii genomic DNA:
- a CDS encoding mechanosensitive ion channel family protein, giving the protein MEWTNRVLIQMKDSLLNEDLWVSIGEGLLKIILIIFVAGVIIKIGKNLVQNFVKLREKGPIRISERRENTLLKLLQNVLTYVVYFVAFIMILEIVHIDVRALLAGAGIVGLAVGFGAQNLVRDIITGFFIIFEDQFSVGDYIRTGTFEGYVEEIGLRTTKIKSWTGELHILPNGSIVELTNFSIHNSVAVVDVSIAYEGKIEEAERVIQELLAEMPARYVEMTEPPELLGIQTLGNSEVVLRITCETVPMKHWYIGRSIRKEVKNRLDEAGIEIPFPRLVLYNREPKQDGHASN; this is encoded by the coding sequence ATGAGGATCTCTGGGTTTCTATCGGAGAAGGATTACTGAAAATCATTCTGATCATCTTTGTAGCAGGCGTGATAATAAAAATAGGAAAAAACCTCGTTCAAAACTTTGTGAAACTAAGAGAAAAAGGGCCTATCCGTATATCGGAACGAAGAGAAAACACCCTTTTGAAACTGCTGCAGAATGTGTTAACTTACGTAGTCTATTTTGTTGCCTTCATTATGATTTTAGAAATAGTCCATATTGATGTCAGGGCACTTTTGGCCGGGGCGGGAATTGTTGGCCTTGCTGTAGGATTTGGGGCTCAAAACTTGGTAAGAGATATCATTACAGGCTTTTTTATTATATTCGAAGACCAATTTTCTGTTGGGGATTATATCAGAACCGGCACATTTGAGGGGTATGTGGAAGAGATTGGCCTTCGGACTACGAAAATAAAAAGTTGGACAGGGGAATTGCATATATTGCCCAATGGCAGTATTGTAGAACTAACGAATTTCTCCATTCATAACAGCGTGGCCGTAGTGGATGTAAGCATCGCATATGAAGGAAAAATAGAAGAAGCGGAGCGAGTAATTCAAGAATTGCTTGCAGAAATGCCGGCAAGGTATGTGGAAATGACAGAACCACCAGAGCTGCTTGGCATTCAAACGTTGGGCAACTCCGAGGTTGTACTCAGGATCACATGTGAAACAGTGCCGATGAAGCATTGGTATATCGGGCGTTCGATCAGGAAGGAAGTCAAAAATCGTCTGGATGAAGCGGGCATTGAAATTCCATTTCCACGCCTGGTGCTCTATAACCGGGAACCAAAGCAAGACGGGCATGCTTCCAATTGA